DNA sequence from the Ruminococcus albus 7 = DSM 20455 genome:
GTATTTCAATGTATGCCTGTATTCCGCCATACTGGAGGGCAACAGGGAACTTGCAAACGATATCTACCGCAAGGCGCAGAGGTATTTTGACCGCGCCGTTATGGGCAAGCGCAGCGGTTTCATACTTCATACCCTCGGTATGCTCTGCCTGATGAACGGCAGGACAGAGAACGCTTTCAGGCTTTTTCAGTCTGCTATGCGTCAGAATGACGACGGACTTCAATGCGAATGCTGCATCGGCCTCGGAAAAGTTTACCTCATAAGCGGTGACAAGGCATCTGCAAAGGATATGTGCTATGCCGCAGCCGAACTTGTGGAAACAAGGGCTCAGGCAGTGCGCCTGAAAGAGCTTATGATAGAAGTCGAAGAGGCTTACGGAAGGCCGCACGATACAGATACTACTATTAAGGAGACTACATAATGCTTGTAAAATACGGTCATTTAATAACATTTTTTATTTCCATGGTACCTATCATCGAACTGAGGGGCGCGATACCCTTCGGCGTGTTGAAGTGCGAAGTGCCGTGGCAGCAGGCGGTAATAATTTCCATGATAGGCAATATGCTGCCTGTACCCTTCATATTCTTTTTTGCGAGAAAGGTGCTGGAGTGGGGCAAGGATAAACCCGTTATAGGCAAATTTTTTTCATGGTGCCTTGAAAAGGGACATCACGGCGGAGAAAAACTGAAAGCAAAGGCAGGCGAAAAGGGAATGTTCCTGGCGCTGATGCTCTTCGTTGGTATACCTCTCCCGGGTACGGGTGCATGGACGGGCACACTTGCTGCAAGTATGCTTGACCTCGATTTCAAAAAAAGCGTTATCGCAGTTATATGCGGTGTCCTGCTGGCAGCTGCTATAATAACAGTGCTGACTGTCATGGGCTTCAATATTTTTATCACAAAATAACAGGGCGAATTTATGGACAGCAGACCAAAGGATATATAATCAGATGATTTCGGAACAAAACAGTAAAATGACGTTCCGACAAAAATAAATAAAAGATCAGAGGGTGGAAGACATGGTATACAAAGACAGGGACATCTCTCCCGAAGCAAGAAAGTTTTACAGGATGCTGAAAGCCAGACCCGCACAGTTTCTTGGGTGCGAGTGCATAACTTTCCTGCGGACATATATGGACGGCATGGTGACAGCCGACAGACTTTTCAACGGCACTAAAAACATAATAATACCCTACGGTTTCACGGATTTCGTTGAGTGGTACTACGGCGACAATACCTGTCAGGACTGCTTTGAATGTGTGCTGAAAGCCGAGGTAGACGAAAAGAAAGCCCTCGATAAATGGTTCAGCCTGCTGGATGAATACCTCACAGCCCTGGGCTATGATCCCATTGAGATGATCCAACAATAACATTACTTTCAGCAGCCGCCTGAAAACAGGTAAGTCAATGAAAAATTAAAGGGGAATATTTATGGAAATACCAAACGACATCGAACTCTCGCTGATAAAAAAATTCAGGCAGAGTATATGGTCGAGATTTCTTAAAGGCATAAAGGACTATCAGCTCATACAGGAGGGCGATAAGATCGCTGTCTGTATCTCGGGCGGCAAGGATTCCATGATGATGGCTGTCTGTATGAAGCGTCTGCAAAGGTATTCAAAGGTACCCTTCGATGTTGAGTATATCGTCATGGATCCCGGGTATGCTCCCGCAAACAGGCAGAAGATCATCGACAACGCCGCAAAGCTGGAGATACCTATAAAGATATTTGAAACTAAGATATTCGATTCAGTGGTCAACGTAAAACAGAACCCCTGCTACCTCTGCGCCAGGATGCGCCGCGGATATCTCTATAAAAATGCTCAGGAACTTGGCTGCAATAAGATCGCACTTGGACACCATTTCGATGATGTGATCGAAACCATCCTCATGGGCATGCTTTACGGCTCTCAGGTCCAGACCATGATGCCCAAGATACACAGCGAGAATTTTGAGGGTATGCAGCTCATACGTCCCCTTTATATGGTGCGCGAAGAGGATATAATCAAATGGTGCGGATATAACGATCTGAAATTCATCCAGTGCGCCTGCCGCTTTACCGAGGAAAGGGAAGTGTACGATGACGGCAGCAGCAACTCCAAGCGTCAGGAGATCAAGGAACTGCTGAAAAAACTCCGCGAGATCAGCCCTGCCATAGATAAGAATATATTCAGGAGCGTTGAGAACGTCAACCTTCAGACCATTATCAGCTATCATATCGGTGACGAGTATCATCATTTCTTAGATGAATACGACAAGGGCAGAAGCGTCCGCGGTACGGTGGCAGGCAGCAGCGAGGAGTAATATCGTCGAATAAGAAAAATGCCGAAATATCGGACCTTTATGGTCTTCTTAAAGTCCGGTCAGGGCTTTCTGAAAATTGATTTGAAAAAATGTAAAAAAATATTAAACCACCTTTACTTAGTAATTCAGATGTGGTATAATTGTAAAAAGATTTGATTAAGAAGACCATAGTACAAAACATAGTTATAGTCTGTGTTCAGATTGGAGTGATAAATGTGTGGTTTTTTGGTAAAAAGAAGACAGAAAAGACTGAAAAGACTGACCCATATATCGAGATGTACTATAAGGTCAACGGCTGGTGTGATGAACATCCCAATGAAGTAATGGAGATCAGGAACTACGTTGCGATGATGGTCGCTCAGGGTATAAAGCCGACATCTGCACTAGTTGAAGAGGCTTGTGCTGACAGATGCATAGAACTGCCATTTCCTCATAAGGATCTGCTAAAGTACAGTAAGATCAGCTTTTACTGAAAAAATGCAAAATATAACGGGAGGTCAGATAGTATGACCTCCCGTTTTTTGCATAGTATTTGTGTGCAAGCGTTTTATACTTACATCTTTTTCCGAGCGCAAGCTGCTTATCGCGCCCGCAGTCCTGCAGCCTACCGGCTGCCGTGAAGTCATATTGCTATCACCTCTTTCCGTTATAAAGCTGCGGATGATCTCCGCGCATGGCTGGTCATCTCAGGTACTTATGCCGTGTACCCTATCTCAGCCCAAGGATATCTTATGCGGATAACGGTCGTGGATCGAGCGCTGTCGGGTGATCGGTCCGACAATGCCGCCGCTTCTCCGCTTTGTTTCCTTTCACCGAAAGTATAGCACGTATCACCCCCAAATGCAAGGGTTTTCGCCATATTTTAACCGCTTGTAGTCAAACTGGAAAACCTTGTATTCGTTTCGCAAGACTTTTATTAGAATATCATCACATTTCATCACATTATTATTAGATAAGTACAGCATTATGCACAAATGTATGATGTTTCATGTGATATGTATTGTCGTTCACGGGTTCTTATCGATCTGATTTTAATACCCGAACTTATTAACATAATACTGCGTTTATAATATTGTTATAGATCAGATAAGTTAATAGAATAGTAATATGGTAAACACAGAACTTTCATTATGAAAGAGTATAATAAGCTATGTAATTTTGACAGCTGTATAAAAACCAGATTATTGTATAAATTTCGTATGTTTGTAAGAAATTTTGATAACTGTAATATTTGATAAAAATCCAAGTAAGGAATGAAAGATGAAAAAGCTTTATATATTTGATCTTGACGGTACACTTGCCGACTCCCTGTGCGATCTGGCAGATTCCGTTAATATCGTGCTTGAGAGACATGGCTTCCCCACACATGATACGGAAAAATACAAGTACTTCGTCGGCAACGGCGCACTTAAACTTATTGAGCGTGCCCTCCCCGAAGATAAGCGCGATACTGATACGATAAAACTTATCCACGCTGAGTATTCAAAGGTCTATGCAGAAAGGATGCTTTGTAAAACAAAGCCCTATGACGGCATCAGGGAAGTGCTTGAAAAGCTGAAAGCCAAGGGCTGTCTGCTGGCAGTGGCTTCAAATAAACCCGATGACTGTACGGTTTATATAGTTGAAACACTGTTCGGCAAGGGTATGTTCCATACTGTCCACGGCAAGCGCGAGGGTGTCCCCACAAAACCCTCCCCCGATATTATGTATATGATTATGGAAGAACTCGGTGTCACCCCCGATGAATGTATCCACACGGGGGATTCAAATGTGGATGTGAATACCGCCCATAATGCAGGTATAGAATGTATCGGCTGTACATGGGGCTTTCGCACCGAAGAGGAACTTATCTCCGCAGGTGCCGACCATATAGCCCATATCCCCGAAGATATATTAAAATACTAAGAAATAACGGAGGCAAACAATATGTCTGGTATGAATGATTTTTATAAGCAGTTCGTCGATGAGGAAGTCGATGAGAACGGCACACTGAAAAAGTTCGAGCTGAAGCTGAAGGACGATTTCAATTTCGGCTACGATGTAATAGATGAACTGGCAAGGCTCTATCCCGAAAAGAAAATGCTCCACTGGATAAATGACCACGGCGGCGAAAGAGAGTTCACCTATGCCGAAATGAGCAGACTTTCAAATCAGTGCGCAAATATGATGCTGGCTCACGGTGTCAAAAAAGGCGATATGCTGCTGGCAGTCCTGAAAAGACACTATGAGTTCTGGATACTGGCTTACGGTCTTATAAAGATAGGATGTATACTTATCCCCGCCACCTCCCAGCTCATGCCCAAGGACTACGTATACCGCTTCAAAGCAGCAAATGTAAAGTATGTATGCGCGACTTATTTTGATGAAGTCGCAGACCGTATAGATACCGCCTGCAAGAAGTATACAGGCATAAAGGAGAAGTTCATCTGCCGCGGTAAGAAAGAGGGCTGGACTGACTTCATGGAGGAACTGTCCAAATATCCCGACACTCTTGAAAAGCAGGACATCAATAAAAATGACTATATGCTGGCATATTTCAGCTCAGGCACAACAGGTCAGCCCAAAATGGCTATCCACGCCAATGCCTATGCCGCAGGCTCCATAACTACCGCAAAGTACTGGCACCACGTCGATGAAACTTCCGTACACCTGACAGTTTCCGAATCCGGCTGGGCGAAATGTGCATGGGGCAAAATGTTCGGTCAGCTTATATGCGGTGCCGAGGAATTTATATATGATATGGACAGATTCCACCCCGATAAGATGCTGACGGTCCTCCAGGATTACAATATCTCTTCCTTCTGTGCACCTCCTACCATGTACAGGTTCTTTATAAAGGAAGGTCTTGGAAACTATGACCTTTCGGGTATAAAGTACAGCTGTATCGCAGGCGAGGCTCTCAATGCAGAGGTATTCAACCGCTGGAAGGAGTATACAGGTCTTGAACTTATGGAAGGCTTCGGTCAGACCGAGAGCGTTGTAATAGTAGCGAATTTCTACGGCATGAAGCCAAAGCCCGGTTCAATGGGCAAGCCATCCCCCCTCTATGATGTTGATATCATCCGCAAGGACGGCACCAGCTGCGATACAGGCGAAACAGGCGAAATAATCATCAGGGCTGAACGCGGCAAGCATCCCGCACTCTTCAAGGAATACTACGGCAACAAGGAACTTACCGACAACGCATGGCGCGGCGGCATCTACCATACAGGCGATACCGCTTACCGCGACGAGGACGGCTATTTCTGGTATGTGGGACGTACCGATGACCTTATCAAGGCATCCGGCTACCGTATAGGACCCTTCGAGATAGAAAGCATACTTATGGAGCATCCCGCTGTCAGGGAGGTAGCTGTCACAGCCGCCGATGATGAGATACGCGGCAAGGTGGTAAAGGCGACTATCGTCCTTTCCAACGGCTATACAGGCTCTCCCGAGCTTGTTAAGGAACTCCAGACTTATGTTAAGAAGTCCACAGCACCCTATAAGTATCCCCGTATCATCGAATTCGTAGATGATCTTCCCAAGACCGAAAGCGGCAAGATCCGCCGTGTTGAGATCAGGGACAACGATCACAGAAAGTATGAGGAAAGTCATTCATCTAAATAATGTATTTTATGAGCAGCGTATTTCCTACGCTGCTCTATTTGTATATATTCAACGTGAAAATATTGCGAAAATCCTTGCAATTTGTGGATAAATATGCTATTATATAGTATGTGGAAATATTCCGCAAATCGTATAATAAAGAGGACACCATCATGAAACTCATATCTGTTATATTTATGAACCTCTGGGGATATGATATCCTTATATTTCTTACGGCTGTATTCACCGCGATAGTATACCGCTATCTTAAAATGTCAGCGGATAAACTGTACAAAAAAATGCACCTTACGGTATTCGTTCCCGACGGTTCATCAAGGCATGAGGCTGATAAGGAGATATCAGGTCTGAGGGAGCAGGATATCGTCGCCATGAGAAACCACACGGGCAAGCTGTATTCACTGTTCGTGAACCTCACAGGCATATTCCCCCTGCTGGGCATACTCGGCACCGTTGTATCCCTGCTGGGTCTTGTGGCAGATAATACAAACGTCACAGGCAATTTCTACGGCGCACTCACCTCCACCTTCTGGGGTCTGGTGTTCGCTATAATATTCAAGTTCCTTGACGGCATAGTTTCCGCTAAGATAGAGGATAACGAAAAAAGCGTCGAGCTTTATCTATCAAGAAATTTCAGTAACAAGCAGAAGAAAAGCGGTAATGACGAGGCTGTAAAAAAGCCCGTGGTAATGGAAAAGTATTCGGGCAGCGGCAAGGGCAAAAAGGGTATTGCACTGCTGGATGAGATTTTCGGTATGCCCGAGGGTGATGAAGATGAGGAAAAATAAGGGCATCATCATTGAGCTGACCGCCCTGCTGGATGTTATCTTCATAATGCTCTTCTGGATGATGATGAACGTGCAGGAGGGAAGTGCAAAGGTAAAGGAAGATGCCGACAGCCGCATAGCCGAAGCTCAGGCTGAGGTGGTGCAGGTCAGGGAGGAAGCCGAAGAAAAGCTGGAAAGTATGAGAGAGCAGGCTGATATGGAGATACAAAGGGCTCGCAAGCTGGCAGAAGATATTGACAGTACCGCCGCCGCCAATCAGCAGGCGCTTGAAAACTTCGGTGACGGACTCATGCTTACCATAAATCTCAGGTATTCCCCCGGCGGTGAGCTGACCGTCACCAACGGAGATAACGTACTTTCAAGGTCAGCCGTCACTAACGAGGATGATGTTTATTCTGCCCTTTCAGCGGCGCTCAGAAAGGCAGATATAGGAACTGATGATGTGGTGCTGTGCGCATTCGTGTATGACGGCAGCCACGCACTTTTCCGCGATGTTTCAGGTATAACGGATGCAGTCGGAAGGCTCGGCAAAAGCTATAAGAACTTCTACTGCACCTATATAAATACTGCAAGATGACAGGAGGATAATACTATGAGTATAGAGAAAGAGGTCGAAAAAATGTACAGAGAAGATGCAGAAAAGCAAAAGAAGAATCAGAAAAAGAAGAAGAGCGGACGTGCAGCAACTATCATCGTTCTGATACTTATAGTTATACTGGCGCTCCTGCTTGCTAAGCTGCTGGGTCTGTTTGACGGCAGCGGCTTCGGTTTCGGCGGAAAAGGCAAGGATACCGAAGACGGCAGCGGTGTTCCCGACAGGGCAGTAACTGTATCCGCAGATGATGAAGAAAGCTCGGCAGCTGAGGTCACCAAGGT
Encoded proteins:
- a CDS encoding COG2426 family protein; translation: MLVKYGHLITFFISMVPIIELRGAIPFGVLKCEVPWQQAVIISMIGNMLPVPFIFFFARKVLEWGKDKPVIGKFFSWCLEKGHHGGEKLKAKAGEKGMFLALMLFVGIPLPGTGAWTGTLAASMLDLDFKKSVIAVICGVLLAAAIITVLTVMGFNIFITK
- a CDS encoding tRNA 2-thiocytidine(32) synthetase TtcA; the encoded protein is MEIPNDIELSLIKKFRQSIWSRFLKGIKDYQLIQEGDKIAVCISGGKDSMMMAVCMKRLQRYSKVPFDVEYIVMDPGYAPANRQKIIDNAAKLEIPIKIFETKIFDSVVNVKQNPCYLCARMRRGYLYKNAQELGCNKIALGHHFDDVIETILMGMLYGSQVQTMMPKIHSENFEGMQLIRPLYMVREEDIIKWCGYNDLKFIQCACRFTEEREVYDDGSSNSKRQEIKELLKKLREISPAIDKNIFRSVENVNLQTIISYHIGDEYHHFLDEYDKGRSVRGTVAGSSEE
- a CDS encoding HAD family hydrolase — protein: MKKLYIFDLDGTLADSLCDLADSVNIVLERHGFPTHDTEKYKYFVGNGALKLIERALPEDKRDTDTIKLIHAEYSKVYAERMLCKTKPYDGIREVLEKLKAKGCLLAVASNKPDDCTVYIVETLFGKGMFHTVHGKREGVPTKPSPDIMYMIMEELGVTPDECIHTGDSNVDVNTAHNAGIECIGCTWGFRTEEELISAGADHIAHIPEDILKY
- a CDS encoding AMP-binding protein; its protein translation is MSGMNDFYKQFVDEEVDENGTLKKFELKLKDDFNFGYDVIDELARLYPEKKMLHWINDHGGEREFTYAEMSRLSNQCANMMLAHGVKKGDMLLAVLKRHYEFWILAYGLIKIGCILIPATSQLMPKDYVYRFKAANVKYVCATYFDEVADRIDTACKKYTGIKEKFICRGKKEGWTDFMEELSKYPDTLEKQDINKNDYMLAYFSSGTTGQPKMAIHANAYAAGSITTAKYWHHVDETSVHLTVSESGWAKCAWGKMFGQLICGAEEFIYDMDRFHPDKMLTVLQDYNISSFCAPPTMYRFFIKEGLGNYDLSGIKYSCIAGEALNAEVFNRWKEYTGLELMEGFGQTESVVIVANFYGMKPKPGSMGKPSPLYDVDIIRKDGTSCDTGETGEIIIRAERGKHPALFKEYYGNKELTDNAWRGGIYHTGDTAYRDEDGYFWYVGRTDDLIKASGYRIGPFEIESILMEHPAVREVAVTAADDEIRGKVVKATIVLSNGYTGSPELVKELQTYVKKSTAPYKYPRIIEFVDDLPKTESGKIRRVEIRDNDHRKYEESHSSK
- a CDS encoding MotA/TolQ/ExbB proton channel family protein, encoding MKLISVIFMNLWGYDILIFLTAVFTAIVYRYLKMSADKLYKKMHLTVFVPDGSSRHEADKEISGLREQDIVAMRNHTGKLYSLFVNLTGIFPLLGILGTVVSLLGLVADNTNVTGNFYGALTSTFWGLVFAIIFKFLDGIVSAKIEDNEKSVELYLSRNFSNKQKKSGNDEAVKKPVVMEKYSGSGKGKKGIALLDEIFGMPEGDEDEEK